The genomic segment CTCCGACTCGGCGAGGAGTTTCTGGAGTTCCAGCGGACGAACATCTCGTGCATCCACCCCAACCGCGAGGAGGAGGTGTCGAAGTACGTCCGCGAGACGCACGTTGAGGAGGGCGACGAGTTCATCCTCCACCCCGGCGACTTCGTCCTCGGGACGACCAAAGAGCGGGTGGAGATTCCGCCGGACCTCCTGGCCACCGTCGAGGGCCGGTCGTCGCTCGGCCGTCTCGCCATCGTCATCCACGCCACGGCGGGCATCGTCGATCCGGGGTACCACGGGCAGATAACGCTCGAACTGTCGAACCTCGGCACCGCGCCCGTCGCTCTCTCGCCGGGGATGCGCGTCTCGCAACTCGTCTTCACCGAACTGAAACAGCCCGCCGACCGACCGTACGGCGTCGAACGCGGCTCGAAGTACCAGGACCAGGAGGGTCCGCAGGCCTCGCGTATCGGCCACGACCCCGAGTTCGCCGCGGCCCGCGCCGACGCGGCGGACGCCGAACGTGAGTCCGGACCCGACGGGGGAACCGACTGATGCGCTTCATCGAGGAGATCGTCGTCGAGGAGTTCCTCCCGACGTTTCGCTCGATGCTCGCCGAGGAGTTGCGCGAACGCGGGTTCACCCAGCGCGAAGTCGCCGACGCCCTCGGCATCAGCCAGTCGGCCGTCTCGAAGTACGCTCACGGCGAGGTGAGCCGCAACGACCTGTTCCTCGAAGACGACCGCGTGCGGGAACTCGTCGAACGCGTCGCGGAGGGACTCTCGACTGGCGACATGACGCCCGTGCAGGCACTCGTCGAGGCGGAAGTGCTCGTCCGCCGTCTGGAGGAGGGCGACCTGCTCGCGACCCTGCACGAGGAACAGATGCCCGCACTCGCCGAGTACGACGGCGCGCTGAGCGTCCACGACCCCGACAGCACCCTCCGGACGGCCGAACGCGTCCGGTCGTCGGTCCGGCGCGGCCTCCGGACGCTGACGAACGCCAGCGGGTTCGCCGGCCTCATCCCGAACGTGGGCTCGAACCTCGCGGAGTGCCTCCCGGAGGCCGACGACATCGAGGACGTCGCGGCCATCCCCGGCCGCATCTTCGACGTGAAGGGGAAGGCGACGGTCCCCTCCGACCCCGAGTTCGGGGTGAGCGAGCACGTCGCCTCCGTCCTCCTCTCCGCGCGTGCGGCGGGCCGAGACGTCCACGGCGCCGTCAACGTCCGCTACGACCCGGACCTCGTCGATGCCCTCGAAGCCGCCGGGTACGACACGCTGGAGTTCGACCCCGACGCGCCCGAGGACCCCATCGTCGCCGCCCTCGAGGGCCGCGACGACCTGACGGACACGTTCGTCCTCTACCAGACCGGCGCGTACGGCATCGAGGCCATCACCTACGTCCTCGGCCCGGACGCGCCGACGGTGGCCCGCGCCGTCCGGACCCTCCTCACCGACTGACGATGGCGGACGGCGTCACCGCCACGCAGGAGTTCTACACCCGATACGCGGCCCTGTACGACCGGATAGCCAGACGGACGCCGGGCGTGGGGGGCCTCCGCGAGTCCGTCGCCGACGCACTCGACCCCGCACCCGGCGACACCGTCGTCGAGATGGGGTGCGGGACGGGCGCGAACTTCCCGTACCTCCGAGAGCGAGTCGGCCCCGCGGGGACCGTCGTCGGCGTGGACTTCACGCCCGGCGTCCTCGAAGTCGCCCGCGACAGGGCGCACGCGTGGGAGAACGTCCACGTCGTCCGCGGCGACGCCACCCGCCCGCCCGTCGCGGACGCCGACGCCGTCCTCGCGACGTTCGTCTCGGGGATGCTGGCGGACCCCGCCGCCGCGGTGCGGACGTGGGGTGAACTCGCCGGGCCGGGCGGCCGCCTCGCCCTCGCGGACCTCGGCCGGACGACGCGGACGCCGTTCAGACCGCTCAACGGTCTGTTCAGGGGTATCGTCCGCGCGTCGTCACCGCCGGGGACGCGAAGCCAGTTGGCGCAGTCGCCGACGGCGACGCTCGACGCCAGGCTGGTCGCCGCCCACCGCGAACTCGACGCGGTCTGCGAGGACGTCCGCCACGAGACGCGTGCGCTCGGGTTCGCTCGGGTGTCCGGCGGACGGGTTCGCGAGTAGGTCCGCCCGGCCCCGACTGCGGGCCTCCCCGGGCGCGCACTCTGCGACCGTGCGAACCAGCACCACTATACTCGACAGCGGCCTATCACTAGATGCATGTTAACAAGCACGCGGCGGGCGGTGCTCAGAGGGGTCGGCGTCGCGACGGCCGTCGGGGTCGCCGGCTGTGCCGGCGGGGGCGACGGCGGCGTGTCGGGGAGCGACTACCCGGCGATGGACGAGTGGCTGACCGAGACGGAGGTGGGTGCCGCGACCGACGGCTACGACGGTCGGGTGGCGGACCGGACGGGGAGCGACACGGTCACCGTGGCGGTCGGTGCCGAGGGCAACGGCGGCTACTTCGTCTTCGACCCGCCGGCGCTCCTCGTCTCGACGGGGACGACGGTCGAGTTCTCGTGGACCGGTCGGGGGAACCCGCACAACGTCGAGGCTGAACCGGCCGAACAGATCGGCGAGTCGGATTACGAGTTCAGTTCGGGCGAGGCGGAGGGCGGCGAGGGCGTGAAGTTCACGCAGACGCTGGACCGTGCGGGTGTCGCGCTGTACCACTGCGAACCGCACCTCTCGCTCGGGATGAAGGGCGGTATCGCCGTGGAGTGACCGACGGGCCGGCGGACGCGGGGACGGTCGTCCGCGACGGCCGTCCGCGACGTTTGCCGGCGGCGCGGCGACCGTCGAGCGTCAGTCGTCCGCGGGCGCGGGCGTCGAGAACTCCACCGCCGGCGCGTCGCGGCCGAGTTCGTCCAGAATCGACTGCGCGGCGCGCTTGCCGGAGACGAGCATCGCGCCGAACGTCGGTCCCATGCGCGGCAGGCCGTGGACGGTGGCGACGGCCATCCCCGA from the Halogeometricum rufum genome contains:
- the dcd gene encoding dCTP deaminase, coding for MILSDADILERLGEGDLVVEPLDDLDMQVQPASIDLRLGEEFLEFQRTNISCIHPNREEEVSKYVRETHVEEGDEFILHPGDFVLGTTKERVEIPPDLLATVEGRSSLGRLAIVIHATAGIVDPGYHGQITLELSNLGTAPVALSPGMRVSQLVFTELKQPADRPYGVERGSKYQDQEGPQASRIGHDPEFAAARADAADAERESGPDGGTD
- a CDS encoding thiamine-phosphate synthase family protein, yielding MRFIEEIVVEEFLPTFRSMLAEELRERGFTQREVADALGISQSAVSKYAHGEVSRNDLFLEDDRVRELVERVAEGLSTGDMTPVQALVEAEVLVRRLEEGDLLATLHEEQMPALAEYDGALSVHDPDSTLRTAERVRSSVRRGLRTLTNASGFAGLIPNVGSNLAECLPEADDIEDVAAIPGRIFDVKGKATVPSDPEFGVSEHVASVLLSARAAGRDVHGAVNVRYDPDLVDALEAAGYDTLEFDPDAPEDPIVAALEGRDDLTDTFVLYQTGAYGIEAITYVLGPDAPTVARAVRTLLTD
- a CDS encoding class I SAM-dependent methyltransferase — its product is MADGVTATQEFYTRYAALYDRIARRTPGVGGLRESVADALDPAPGDTVVEMGCGTGANFPYLRERVGPAGTVVGVDFTPGVLEVARDRAHAWENVHVVRGDATRPPVADADAVLATFVSGMLADPAAAVRTWGELAGPGGRLALADLGRTTRTPFRPLNGLFRGIVRASSPPGTRSQLAQSPTATLDARLVAAHRELDAVCEDVRHETRALGFARVSGGRVRE
- a CDS encoding halocyanin domain-containing protein, encoding MLTSTRRAVLRGVGVATAVGVAGCAGGGDGGVSGSDYPAMDEWLTETEVGAATDGYDGRVADRTGSDTVTVAVGAEGNGGYFVFDPPALLVSTGTTVEFSWTGRGNPHNVEAEPAEQIGESDYEFSSGEAEGGEGVKFTQTLDRAGVALYHCEPHLSLGMKGGIAVE